From the Toxoplasma gondii ME49 chromosome VIIa, whole genome shotgun sequence genome, one window contains:
- a CDS encoding aspartate-tRNA ligase (encoded by transcript TGME49_202530~Predicted trans-membrane domain (TMHMM2.0):12-30) yields the protein MERDGLCSLCMRFPPFRFAPILFIFSLFLIDTEEVFLPQQRPASRFFLSTSSPFSPLRSSGVSELSSSPPSAPLVPWLSSLSASFLSSCAARRRSPFRSSAFAAAEPGDRCFGRNKENWRMRVLPSSSLCFTSVSPSSARAPVTSRCFSSLPTKALKPSVSFIGVSRFRSSSALLRPRSLPLSSARCSSLAGHSAEVDRRMPSAVSVSSSPTTPSLLRAFSCLSSLPPPMPEETPKREEAAPSVAEVAEAPVSKKAQKKAEKEAAKEAAKAAKREALEAEQRAAQAVMNKQVEDLEKDAFGYLPVIDSRMRTNREWIPVDQLRNHVGKTVWVRGRIQESRGKGSVGFLMLRERQETVQGVLDAKRGNTKDMIKWTMSLPLESVVDLQGTVVEPEVEIQSTSQKGVELLVTKIFCVSKAAQELPFQLRDAMRPEDGSEGGIRVNMDTRLDNRILDLRTPVNQAIFRIQSETLQLFREFLLSRNFVELHSPKLIGGASEGGASCFTLKYFNRDACLAQSPQLYKQMAMCADFERVFEIGPVFRAENSNTHRHLCEFTGLDLEMTFKEHYSEVLDLLDDLFKFIFKGLSERCKKEIDLFHQQHPAEPFTWIEETPRLSFEEGVQMLREAGCPNIPEDLSEFDLSTEQEKMLGRLVKEKYHTDFYMLLQYPLKVRPFYTMPDPHNKMYSNSYDFFMRNEEITSGAQRVHDADLLTQRCLECGVPPSSIQTYIDSFRLGTAPHGGAGIGLERVVMLFLGAKNIRQVSLFPRDPKRLTP from the exons atggagagagacggtctctgttctctctgcatgcgattTCCACCGTTCCGTTTCGCTCCGATTCTCTTTatcttctctttgtttctcatCGACACTGAAGAAGTTTTTTTGCCTCAGCAACGGCccgcttctcgctttttcctctcgacttcctctcctttctccccgcTGCGCTCGTCGGGAGTTTCTGAGCTTTCCAGCTCTCCCCCTTCTGCACCTCTCGTTCCTtggctctcttctctctctgcttcttttctctcgtcttgtgCTGCTCGTAGGAGGAGTccgtttcgctcttctgctttcgctGCCGCCGAACCCGGCGACCGCTGCTTtggcagaaacaaagagaactGGCGAAtgcgcgttcttccttcttcttctctttgcttcacttctgtctcgccttcttcagctaGAGCGCCCGTGacttctcgctgcttctcttcactcCCCACAAAGGCGTTGAAaccaagtgtctccttcatAGGCGTCTCGCGGTTCCGTTCGTCCAGCGCCCTCCTCAGGCCACGGagtcttcccctctcctctgctcgctgttcctctctcgcgggTCACTCAGCAGAGGTCGACAGGCGCATGCCTTCAGCTgtttcggtttcttcttcgccgacaacaccgtctctcctccgtgcgttttcctgtttgtcttctctgccgcccCCCATGCCGGAAGAGACGccgaagcgagaggaggcggcgCCCTCGGTCGCGGAGGTAGCCGAGGCGCCCGtgtcgaagaaggcgcagaaaaaggcagaaaaggaggcagcgaaggaagcTGCGAAAGCTGCCAAGCGAGAAGCTCTCG agGCAGAGCAGCGGGCTGCTCAAGCCGTGATGAACAAGCAGGTCGAGGATTTGGAGAAAGATGCCTTCGGCTATCTCCCCGTCATTGACTCCCGCATGCGGACAAACCGAGAGTGGATTCCTGTCGACCAGCTCCGCAACCACGTCGGAAAAACTGTCTGGGTTCGCGGACGCATTCAGGAGTCGCGAGGAAAAG GAAGCGTTGGATTCTTGAtgctgcgagagagacaggagacggtGCAAGGGGTGCTGGATGCCAAGCGAGGCAACACAAAGGACATGATCAAGTGGACGATGAGTCTGCCGCTCGAGTCCGTCGTCGACCTCCAGGGCACCGTCGTGGAGCCTGAAGTGGAGATACAGTCCACGTCGCAGAAAGGCGTCGAGCTTCTCGTCACCAAGATCTTCTGCGTCAGCAAGGCTGCCCAGGAGCTCCCCTTCCAGCTCAGAGACGCAATGCGACCCGAGGACGGCTCGGAAGGC GGCATTCGAGTGAACATGGATACGCGATTGGACAACCGAATTTTGGATTTGCGGACGCCGGTTAACCAGGCGATTTTCCGAATTCAATCTGAGACGCTTCAGCTGTTTCGGGAGTTTCTGCTCTCGCGAAACTTCGTTGAGCTTCACTCCCCGAAGCTGATTGGAGGGGCGAGTGAGGGTGGCGCCTCCTGCTTCACTCTGAAATACTTTAACCGAGACGCATGCCTTGCTCAGTCTCCGCAGCTCTACAAGCAGATGGCCATGTGTGCGGACTTTGAGCGCGTCTTCGAAATCG GACCTGTCTTCCGAGCTGAGAACAGCAACACTCACCGTCACTTGTGCGAATTCACTGGGCTGGACCTCGAAATGACTTTCAAAGAACACTACTCCGAGGTTCTGGATCTCCTCGACGATCTCTTCAAGTTCATCTTCAAAGGCCTTTCAGAAAGATGCAAAAAG GAAATCGATCTGTTCCACCAACAGCACCCGGCAGAGCCTTTCACGTGGatcgaggagacgccgcgccTTTCGTTCGAGGAAGGAGTGCAGATGTTGCGCGAGGCAGGCTGCCCAAACATCCCTGAGGACCTCTCAGAGTTCGACCTGAGTACCGAGCAAGAGAAAATGCTCGGCAGACTCGTGAAGGAGAAATACCACACCGACTTCTACATGCTTCTCCAGTACCCTCTCAAAGTTCGTCCTTTCTACACCATGCCCGACCCTCACAACAAG ATGTACTCAAATTCGTACGACTTTTTCATGAGGAACGAGGAAATCACCAGCGGTGCCCAGCGAGTGCATGACGCAGACCTTCTCACTCAAAGATGCCTGGAATGCGGAGTGCCTCCCAGCTCCATCCAGACTTACATCGATTCCTTCCGGCTCGGTACTGCCCCCCACGGCGGTGCTGGCATTGGCCTCGAAAGAGTCGTTATGCTTTTCTTGG GCGCAAAAAACATTCGCCAGGtatctctcttccctcgcgaCCCGAAACGCCTGACACCTTGA
- a CDS encoding hypothetical protein (encoded by transcript TGME49_202520), protein MQWRTLPRRPPCRMFSAASETRSSHSVSLPLSLPLSSESWRKTNSAAPHLAPRASYCCRRHPPALSAEQPQSALPSYRSSLRPSLPCSPSLSSSSSFSCSPCVSSSAALPGRERGRKETVKRVAVSGPSEVNRRDQVSPVWGRLARRERGRLWAGGRRAVKGDRNEKRVFCRRDFSAIGVSTAWHRGLSVSSGTNVPAACSDKNFDRENEVAFSVEKENAGPRNKRETRELLDPREEMRRRVSGERQREGPAGSRKLTKKFCPESASFSVHSLSHARVSSVKSPGEKNSSVSPAFLLPTSESAGSGEQTRKQSERSREKTRRRRTEAASADREPGSQRRGEGSDKKWKVSSPRVRSSSSRWFGGRRKGVSAVSVRGNWEAKLSLSVASRLAKEKKNKTELGMGGLLAAPVPLASLRESPGLSYDSDDSSRKKRKSKETPSERQGKPPPSLLPNPGLDSKKPISPRLSSSSSSSPSSSSSSSSSSSPCTSSIVPGFLTALKRRQPPPQQRCKRSTAWRMSSVCVRGGDDRGVGTRAKSTCRTSDFVCESGKDGLLPGGQKDLKEEGCGVTQLRAQEGLSGTERDGPLGEMRGGKRKREDKRAEVQLARSGEGLKTEEERERLREQARQENLAIWQRGQDLLEESAFSSQSSPEWYTAPWRRAALSKHRADREKTEGRSMFGTTGVKREEKDLERNAPKREENDGKRETVNTEESAGETADTTTDCIAKRRPLRRCRVPPLFSYASLSSPSSSSSSCSSTSSSSSSSSTSSATSSPSSSSSSSSADGRRRSARLREGSADIVGVNASVDAGPANSCQVVASARRASVSRSCATGASRDLPPRACASAEVSSFSLNSSSNFRHCAPYVRSLARRAGWERVPPSLLLLFVEELGASLSRGLWRRKRRREGDRQSPRGDREDGSGAKHPEKRRLGEVERLLQVQNEWERAKAVSMWRRARSQGASEGESLKEIRSRLRGHAHPVGCLAPVCEEF, encoded by the exons ATGCAGTGGAGAACTCTGCCTCGCCGCCCTCCTTGTAGAATGttttctgctgcttcagaAACGCGCTCCTCTCACagcgtctcccttcctctctcactccctctttcctctgaGTCTTGGAGGAAAACCAACTCGGCTGCTCCGCATCTTGCTCCGCGTGCCTCTTATTGCTGCCGGAGACACCCTCCTGCCCTCTCCGCCGAACAACCTCAGTCTGCTCTGCCCTCCTATCGCTCTTCCTTgcggccttctctcccgtgctctccttcgctctccagctcttcttctttctcctgctctccgtgtgtctcctcctcggcTGCTCTGCCGGGGCGCGAGCGCGGtcggaaggagacagtgaagCGGGTGGCTGTCTCCGGACCTTCAGAAGTCAATCGGCGGGATCAAGTGTCTCCAGTGTGGGGTCGGCTcgcgaggcgggagaggggCAGACTTTGGGCTGGCGGCAGGCGCGCGGTcaagggagacaggaacgaaAAAAGAGTTTTTTGCCGCAGAGACTTCTCGGCAATTGGGGTGTCGACTGCGTGGCACAGAGGCctcagcgtctcctctggaACGAACGTCCCTGCCGCCTGTTCAGACAAGAATTTCGACCGAGAAAATGAAGTTGCTTTTTCTgtagagaaggaaaacgcaggtCCTCGGAACAA acgagaaacgcgagagctTCTGGATCCCAGAGAGGAGATGAGGAGGAGGGTATCCGGAGAACGCCAGCGAGAAGGGCCAGCAGGGTCGAGGAAACTCACAAAAAAGTTCTGCCCGGAGTCTGCATCTTTCTCCGTGCACTCTCTTTCTCACGCGAGGGTCTCTTCTGTGAAGAGCccaggcgagaagaactcgtctgtttctcccgcgttccTCCTCCCCACTTCAGAGTCAGCAGGCTCAGGggagcagacgaggaagcagtcAGAGAggtccagagagaagacacggagACGACGGACGGAGGCCGCAAGCGCAGACCGGGAGCCGGGAAGCCAGAGGCGCGGAGAGGGAAGTGACAAGAAGTGGAAGGTCTCTAGTCCTCGTGTTCggagctcttcttcgcggtgGTTTggcggcagaagaaaaggagtctctgcggtgtctgtgcGAGGCAACTGGGAGGCGAAACTGTCTCTTTCGGTGGCTTCCAGACTTgccaaagagaagaaaaataAAACCGAACTTGGAATGGGGGGTCTCCTCGCGGCGCCTGtgcctctcgcttcgctgcGTGAGTCGCCGGGTCTCTCATACGACTCAGACGACTCATcccggaagaagagaaagagcaaagagaCTCCCAGCGAGCGACAAGGAAAACCACCTCCCAGTCTACTTCCAAATCCTGGCCTCGACTCCAAGAAGCCGATATCTccccgtctttcttcttcctcttcttcctcgccttcctcttcttcctcttcttcctcttcttcctctccgtgtACTTCTTCGATTGTCCCTGGGTTTTTGACTGCgttgaagaggagacagccgccGCCGCAGCAGAGGTGCAAGAGGAGCACTGCTTGGCGCATGTCTTCGGTGTGTGTGCGGGGAGGAGACGACCGGGGGGTGGGGACGCGGGCGAAGAGTACTTGTCGAACCTCCGACTTCGTCTGTGAATCGGGAAAAGATGGACTGTTGCCCGGAGGACAGAAGGACCTGAAAGAGGAAGGGTGTGGGGTGACGCAGTTGAGGGCGCAGGAAGGTCTCtcggggacagagagagacggtcCTCTCGGCGAAATGCGAGgcgggaagaggaaaagagaagacaagcggGCGGAGGTCCAGCTGGCAAGGAGCGGCGAAGGCCTGAAGACtgaagaggaacgcgagaggctGCGCGAGCAGGCTCGACAAGAAAACCTCGCAATTTggcagagaggacaagaCCTGCTGGAAGAGTCCGCGTTCAGTTCGCAGAGTTCACCCGAGTGGTACACCGCGCCCTGGCGTCGAGCTGCGCTGTCTAAACACAGggccgacagagagaagacggagggtCGCAGCATGTTTGGGACGACAGGAGTgaagcgcgaagagaaggacttGGAGAGAAATGCGCcgaaaagggaggagaatGATGGTAAACGCGAAACAGTAAATACAGAAGAATCGGCAGGTGAAACTGCAGATACAACGACCGACTGTATTGCCAAGCGACGTCCcctccgtcgctgtcgcGTACCACCCCTCTTCTCGTACGCTTCTTtatcttctccgtcttcttcatcttcgtcttgctcttccacgtcttcttcctcttcttcgtcttcgacttcctctgcgacgtcttctccctcttcctcttcttcgtcttcctcggccGACGGTCGCCGTCGTTCTGCTCGTTTACGCGAAGGCAGTGCCGATATTGTTGGTGTGAATGCGTCCGTGGACGCAGGTCCTGCGAACAGTTGTCAAGTGGTTGCCAGTGCTCGTCGGGCATCTGTTTCTCGCAGTTGTGCAACTGGCGCGTCGAGAGATCTTCCGCCTCGAGCCTGCGCCTCCGCAGAAGTGTCAAGTTTCTCTCTGAACTCTTCCTCGAACTTCAGACACTGTGCGCCTTACGTTCGGAGTCTCGCGCGTCGCGCAGGCTGGGAGCGTGtgcctccgtctcttcttcttctcttcgtcgaagAATTGGGGGCGTCTCTCAGTCGCGGACTGTGGAGGCGCAAGcgccggcgagaaggagacaggcagtctccgcgcggagacagagaagacggtTCGGGAGCGAAGCATCCCGAGAAGAGGCGTCTCGGAGAAGTCGAGCGTCTTCTTCAAGTGCAGAACGAGTGGGAACGCGCGAAAGCTGTCTCGAtgtggagacgcgcgaggtCTCAAGGCgccagcgaaggcgagagtcTGAAGGAAATTCGATCGAGGCTCAGAGGTCACGCCCACCCCGTCGGATGCTTGGCTCCTGTGTGCGAAGAATTCTAA
- a CDS encoding multi-pass transmembrane protein (encoded by transcript TGME49_202510~Predicted trans-membrane domain (TMHMM2.0):33-56:75-98:117-140:159-182:194-217:226-245): MFLTYVVRPGEAPEGRGPQLEPFWYFMVNYNLRLGFLTQLAAYMGIVFTISASGSNSLALLSVFHASPEAVGQTPVWVVQLCCGVFIMGSLMTMAFQSLVDDDSSIKQSRGYRSGTKFLQFGSSFAVICWILSLLVFYAANYYFDDPWMQKQLGGGSTWITFFTARLCDALALVFIGAGIFFLEVYHSEGAGEAWGWLCALCFKLTALIEVIGLTAFGAVGFQTLDAMYTIMLGVSLTLGFVWALRFEPVSHRFDVKLTQSAMRNEYYKSRNAMAYYGPPVLTADGEIDIASAAEQAQACLSRTA; encoded by the exons ATGTTCTTGACGTACGTCGTCCGACCCGGCGAAGCGCCCGAAGGGCGCGGCCCACAATTGGAGCCCTTTTGGTATTTCATGGTGAACTACAACTTGAGACTTGGCTTCCTGACCCAGTTGGCCGCCTACATGGGGATTGTTTTCACCATTTCTGCCAGCGGAAGCAACAGCCTCGCGCTGCTCAGTGTCTTTCACGCTAGTCCCGAGGCTGTTGGACAAACACCGGTCTGGGTTGTCCAGCTCTGCTGCGGCGTCTTCATCATGGGTTCCCTCATGACCATGGCCTTCCAGTCTCTCGTCGACGACGACAGCAG CATCAAACAATCCCGCGGCTATCGCTCCGGCACCAAATTCCTCCAGTTCGGGTCATCCTTCG CTGTGATCTGCTGGATTCTTTCACTACTCGTTTTCTACGCGGCCAACTACTACTTCGATGACCCCTGGATGCAGAAGCAGCTCGGCGGCGGATCCACTTGGATCACTTTCTTCACCGCTCGTCTTTGTGACGCTCTTGCCTTAGTGTTCATTGGCGCCGgaatcttcttcctcgaggtCTACCACTCTGAAGGCGCGGGCGAGGCCTGGGGCTGGCTGTGTGCCCTCTGCTTCAAGCTCACCGCTCTCATTG AGGTCATTGGCCTGACTGCCTTTGGCGCAGTGGGCTTCCAGACGTTGGATGCCATGTACACCATCATGCTGGGTGTTTCTCTGACTCTCGGCTTCGTCTGGGCTCTTCGCTTTGAGCCGGTTTCTCACCGCTTCGACGTGAAACTCACTCAGTCTGCCATGAGAAACGAATACTACAAGTCGCGAAACGCCATGGCTTACTATGGCCCCCCTGTACTGACTGCTGACGGAGAGATCGATATTGCCTCTGCCGCAGAACAGGCTCAggcttgcctctctcgcacAGCATAG